Within the Methanocella sp. genome, the region GCCGATGGTCGCGACTACCTTCGGCTGTGTCGTGGCCGAATTACTGCCGGAAGAAGAGACGCACCCGGCGAGCGCCAGGGCGGCGATCAGGAGTATGAGTATGAGCGTTTTCCTGTGATCCATATAGAGTCCTCACTGTCACGTATGATTTAAGGCTTATAGGCTATATAGATTATATTATTACCGGTTAATTATCGGGAATGAAAGCTATGGATGTCGGCATTATAGCGGGCCCCCGGGGCGAGGCCTTCGTTGGCGGCAGGCTGGTAGCCCGTATCGGGCAGTGGGAAGTAAGGTCCTTTCCCGGCGGCGACTGGGATGGCTCCTTCGACTGCGAATGGTACGCTGGCAGCGACCCGGATGCTTTCGGCCTCCTCAAAGGGTCAAGCATCGAGGTCTCTCTCCGGCTAAAGGACTATAACGAGATCGTCCACGAGGGTGTCGCCATGGCGGCACCGGCCGGCGAAATAAAGATGCTGGGAGACGTCGCCCTGCTCGAGCTCAAGATCTCGGGTTCCGGCCCCATTTGGCGCGCTTAGCTTTCCAATATCGCCCTGACTTCTTTCAGCTTTTCCGGTATCGGTATTCCCTGGGGGCAGCGCTCCTCGCACTGGCCGCAGTCCTCGCATTTCGAGGCCTTGCCCTCGCCGACGAACTGGTACCGGATCTTAGAGGAAGCCACGTCCTCGTACATGCATGCAGTGTTGTAGTTCTCGAAACAGGCCGGTATGTCGACGCCGTTGGGGCAGGGCGTACAGTAGCCGCACCCGGTGCAGGGGACAGCCATGCGCGAGCGGAACATTTTCCTGACTTTGCCGACCATGGCCAGGTCTTTTTTTGTGAGAGATCCTGGAAGGCCTTTTTCTGCGACGACGAGGTTCTCTTCTACCTGCTCCATGCTGCTCATGCCGCTCAGGACGACGGAGACCTCCGGGTGGTCCCAGACCCAGCGCAGTCCCCATTCCGCCGGGCTTCGCTTTTCATCGGCTTTGGCCCAGATGTCGATGGCGGCGGGCACATGTTTCGCCAGCAGGCCGCCCCTCAGCGGCTCCATGATGACGACTCCCAGGCCCTTCTTCGCCGCATAGCGGAGCCCCGCGGTGCCGGCCTGGTACTTTTCGTCCATATAGTTATACTGTATCTGGCAGAACGTCCAGTCATAGGCGTCCACGGTCTTCTTGAACGCCGCATACCGGTCGTGGAACGAAAACCCTGCGTGGCCGATGCGCCCGTCGGCCAGCGCGTCGTCGAGGAAATCCTTTACGCCGAGCGATTCAATATTCTCCCAGCCTTCACCCGTGAGAGAGTGTATAAGGTAAAAGTCGATGCGATCCGTCTGGAGCTTTTTCATCTGCTGGTCGAGGAATTTGTCCATGTCCTCCCGCTTTTCGACGAGCCACGTAGGCAGCTTGGTTGCGAGGCTGACCCTTTCCCGGTACCCGTCCCTGAGCGCCCGGCCGACGACGGGCTCGCTCTCGCCATTGTGGTATGGCCAGGCGGTATCCACGTAGTTCACTCCATTGTCGATGGCGTAGCGGATCATCCGGGTCGCTTCGGGCTCGTTGACGTGTCCGTCCGGGAGCACCGGCAGGCGCATGCAGCCAAACCCGAGAATTGAGAGGTCTTTGCCGGCTTTCTTCATTGTCCTGTAGAGCATTATGGGGCCTTCTATCGAGTGTTTATAAAGACTATGTTAACCGTTGGCGGCTCATATGCTTTTCGAAAGAAAATGCTGGGATAGTTCAGTTTCTCGTCCCATAGGCCGGCGGCACGGAATTTCACAGACAGCAGTTATGTGCTTATAGTAGAGGCGCCTGCTTGCTCGCCTTAAAATTTTATTCTGGTTTTAAGCTTTTAAAGAGCATGAGGGCACTATTTTCACCACAGGGGGCAGTGGTTCCGTGTTTGTTTTGTGATCGTTTGTCCTTTGTTCGTGTGGTTCGCTGATTTGTTCGGTTTTTCAACACTAAAGCACGAAAGACTTTTTAGTCTCACGTAAGGGGCACGAACCGCACTAAAGTGGATGCTTTGGCGTCAAAACACCAAACAACTTCCCGAATGCGCGAACCTCGCTAAATTAACTTGAAACACTAGAGAAAGCATATTAAATAAAGCATAAGGAGCATGCGGTCCTCGTGGTTCAATCCTTTAGTGTTTTCGTGCCATTCGGGAGGTTGTTTAGTGTTTTAAGCGCCAGGCATGAGCCTTAGTGATTATCGAGACTTACGTGGGATATAAAAGAATTCGTGTTTTCGTGTTGAAAAACCGGGGGGCTGTACGAAAGTGGAAAAAATGGCAAATGGACACTAAACAAACACGAAGCTACTGAAGGCCCGATGGCACTATGGTTCACTAATTTTTTTACATGTAAGTTACAAAGCTACAAAGCCCGGTTCATTGGCAATATCCAAAAGGAAAATGAAATATTATGCCCGGCTAATCAATTATTAAATTGGTTAACAAGGCCCACGCCATAGTCAGCGAGCTTTTTCGCCCCGCCGGCGGACCTCGACTCGGCGAACACCCGGACAATGGGCTCCGTGCCGGACATCCGGATGAGCACCCACCCCTCGGGCCGGTAGATCTTTAGCCCGTCAGTGCTATCGACATTCTCGCCCTTCGTATGGGCCTCGATCCTGCGGATGACCATCTCCTTATCCTGGCACTTTATCTTGTCCTTGACGCTGTGGTACGCGGGCATGGCGTCGATGATCTCGGAAAGCTTCTTGCCCGTATGCGCCAGCATCTCCAGCATCGAGGCGGCGGACATTCCCCCATCCCGGCAATACTGGAACTTCGGGAAGATGAGGCCCCCGTTGCCCTCGCCGCCGAACACGGCGCCCGTAGCCATCATGGTCCGGGCCACGTGGATACTGCCCACCTGGGTCCAGATGACTTTCGCATCGTACTTATCGGCGATGTCCTGGATGAGCGAGGACGAGCTTACCGGCGTGACGATGGTGGCGCCGGGGCTCTTTTTCAGGATGTGCTCCGTCATGATGGCGAGCAGGACGTCCTCGTTGACGAACCGGCCCTTCTCGTCCACGAACACGGCCCGGTCGGCGTCGCAGTCGTGGGCTACGCCCAGGTCGGCGCCCGCCGCGACGACGGCTGCCTTCAGATCGTTGATCTCGCTGCCCGTAGGCTCCGGGTTCCTGCCCGGGAAGGTCCCGTCTACCTGGGCGTTTAGCGTGACGACCTTACAGCCCAGCTTACGCAATAAAAACGGGGTTGTAAGGCTGGCCGCCCCGGACCCCGGGTCAGCGACGACCTTGAATTTTTTATTTCTGATCGCCTCCGCGTTTACCGTGGCGACAATGCCGTCGATGTAGAGCGGCTTTGGGTCGGCGTAGCTCAGGCCCCCTGTACGGCTCCACGGCGCCCTGGCGAACTCGTGAGAATTATAGAGCTTCTCGACGACCGCCTCGTCCTCGTGGGAATACTCGGTGCCGTCTCGGGCGATGCCCTTGATGCCGTTGTACTCCGGCGGATTATGCGATGCCGTGACCATGATGCCGCCATCCATGTCACATCTCTTCACGTAATTCTGGACGGCCGGGATGGGGGCGATGCCCAGGTCGACGACCCTGCAGCCCGTGGAAAGCAGCCCTGAGATGACGGCCCCTTTGAGCATGTCCCCTGACTCCCTGGTGTCCCGTCCCACCGCGATAGTGCCCTGCCTGAAAGTGCCGAAGCTCTTCGCCAGGCTCATCGCCATTTCGGTCGTCAATTCCACATTCGCTATGCCCCTCACGCCATTCGTCCCGAATAATCCCATAACAATAACCTCAGTGCACGTCGTGTACCCAGAAATCGCCGGATACGGTCTTTTCTTTCTTCCATATGGGCACTTCCGCCTTGACCCGCTCGATGGCGTCGCTCAAGGCGGGGAATAGTTCCTGCCTGTGCCCGGATAATATAACGATGAATACGATGTCTTCGCCGGCCTCTATGCGGCCGGTCTTATGATATATGATGACCTCGAGTATGCCCTTTCGCATTTTAAGGTCATCTTCTATGGCCTTTATGCGCTCTTTCGCTACGGCGTCGAAACTCTCGAATTCCAGAGCCTCCGTCCTTTCGTTGTCGGCCATCTCGCGGACGACGCCCGTGAAGGTGCCGATGGCGCCCGCCTCCCTGTACCTGGGGCTTCTCTTTATTTTTGCTACAAGGCTGTCCAGCGTCACGTATTCGGGCTGCTCCATTACGATCTTTACAAGTTCATCGGCTGGGGCGTTGATGTCCACGCGGGCTACCACGTTCTTAGCCTCGACGTCCCCGATGCCAATTTTGGGCAGATCGCTCTGCTTGAACCCCTCCACCACGGCGAAATCCATGCCCTCGCCGGCCAGCCGGTCCAGCGCCTTATCGACGTCCGTGCTCCTGACGATCTCGATGCTCCTCGTCGCGGTGACCCCGATCGTGACCGCTGCGCCGGCGTTCAGGTGGCGCTCCGTATCCCCGGAAAGCGGCAGGATCTCCTCGCGGGTGTGCTTGATCGTGCCCACGCGGCCCATCTTCGAGAGCTCCCCCACGAGGCGTTCCACGAGGGTCGTTTTGCCCGCCTTATGGTAGCCGACGATGGAAATGACCTTCATAGCGGCTTAAAATATGATGCGTATGTACATTAAATGTTATGCCGGCCATAGATTTAATATGCTTTAGCGACCTAAAAGCGGTTAAGGCAGGACAGTGGTCTTATCATGGGCGTGAGGATCGTGGCGGGGCCGGCATCGCAGCTTCTGGCGACCCGCGTGGCATCGCTGTTAGATTGCGGCGTGGACCTGACGGAGTATAAGCATTTTCCCGACGGAGAAGTATATTGCCGTGTCACCGGTGACATAAAAAATAACGATATCGTCATCATCCAGAGCACTTTCCAGGCTTCCGACCTCATCTTTTTGCTGGAATTGATCGACGCCTGCGACGAGGCGAAGAGCGTCACGGCCGTCATGCCGTACTTCGGCTACGCCCGCCAGGACAAGCGCTTCAGGCCCGGCGAGCCGATCACTGCCAGGGCGCTGGCAAAGTGTATCAAGGCCGACCGCGTTTTCACGATCAACATTCACGACCGTTCCGTTTTGAAATATTTCCCGTGCCCCGCCGTCGACCTGAACGCCGCGCCCGAGCTGGGCAACTACATCGATGGCATGGAGCTTAGGGATACGACCATTCTCGCTCCCGATGACGGCGCGCTGAATCTCGTTCGTTCCGCGGCGGAGCCCAGGAACTTACATTACGATTATCTCGAGAAGACCAGGCTTTCGGGCGAAGAGGTCAAGATCGCCCCGAAGAACCTGGATATCAAGGGCAGGGATGTGGTGCTGATGGACGACATCATCAGCACGGGCGGCACCATCGCCGAAGCCATAAAATTATTAAAGGCCCAGGGTGTCAGGGACGTATATGTGGCGTGCGTCCACGGCGTCTTCGTGAACAATGCGTACCTGAAGCTGCACGATGCCGGCGTCAAGGACATCCTGACGACCGATACGCTGGAAAAGGCCATCAGCAAGGTCAGCGTTGCTTCGGTCATCGCAGATGCCATTAAAAAATAAACCTATTTTCCCGGGCTTTTCCACATCCGCCTGATGACCACGTAGGCGGCGGACATGAGCGCCGAGACGGCGACCATGACGATAAGCAGGAAAAGCATCTTCAGCGCGAGCACGACCCACCCGGTCTCAGAGCCGCTATACAGGGCGATAATGATGAACACGACGGCCACGGGAATGGCCTCGGTTATGACGCCGGCGATAAAGCCGGGCATTACAAGGTCCCTGTCCCTTTTTATGTGGGCGATCGAAAAGACGCCGGACAGGATGCCCGCGACCACCATGGCGGCGACGTTTATCGCCAGGTAGAGATAGTAGAACCATGTG harbors:
- a CDS encoding aldo/keto reductase, producing MLYRTMKKAGKDLSILGFGCMRLPVLPDGHVNEPEATRMIRYAIDNGVNYVDTAWPYHNGESEPVVGRALRDGYRERVSLATKLPTWLVEKREDMDKFLDQQMKKLQTDRIDFYLIHSLTGEGWENIESLGVKDFLDDALADGRIGHAGFSFHDRYAAFKKTVDAYDWTFCQIQYNYMDEKYQAGTAGLRYAAKKGLGVVIMEPLRGGLLAKHVPAAIDIWAKADEKRSPAEWGLRWVWDHPEVSVVLSGMSSMEQVEENLVVAEKGLPGSLTKKDLAMVGKVRKMFRSRMAVPCTGCGYCTPCPNGVDIPACFENYNTACMYEDVASSKIRYQFVGEGKASKCEDCGQCEERCPQGIPIPEKLKEVRAILES
- the glmM gene encoding phosphoglucosamine mutase; this encodes MGLFGTNGVRGIANVELTTEMAMSLAKSFGTFRQGTIAVGRDTRESGDMLKGAVISGLLSTGCRVVDLGIAPIPAVQNYVKRCDMDGGIMVTASHNPPEYNGIKGIARDGTEYSHEDEAVVEKLYNSHEFARAPWSRTGGLSYADPKPLYIDGIVATVNAEAIRNKKFKVVADPGSGAASLTTPFLLRKLGCKVVTLNAQVDGTFPGRNPEPTGSEINDLKAAVVAAGADLGVAHDCDADRAVFVDEKGRFVNEDVLLAIMTEHILKKSPGATIVTPVSSSSLIQDIADKYDAKVIWTQVGSIHVARTMMATGAVFGGEGNGGLIFPKFQYCRDGGMSAASMLEMLAHTGKKLSEIIDAMPAYHSVKDKIKCQDKEMVIRRIEAHTKGENVDSTDGLKIYRPEGWVLIRMSGTEPIVRVFAESRSAGGAKKLADYGVGLVNQFNN
- a CDS encoding molybdopterin synthase, translating into MKVISIVGYHKAGKTTLVERLVGELSKMGRVGTIKHTREEILPLSGDTERHLNAGAAVTIGVTATRSIEIVRSTDVDKALDRLAGEGMDFAVVEGFKQSDLPKIGIGDVEAKNVVARVDINAPADELVKIVMEQPEYVTLDSLVAKIKRSPRYREAGAIGTFTGVVREMADNERTEALEFESFDAVAKERIKAIEDDLKMRKGILEVIIYHKTGRIEAGEDIVFIVILSGHRQELFPALSDAIERVKAEVPIWKKEKTVSGDFWVHDVH
- a CDS encoding ribose-phosphate diphosphokinase: MRIVAGPASQLLATRVASLLDCGVDLTEYKHFPDGEVYCRVTGDIKNNDIVIIQSTFQASDLIFLLELIDACDEAKSVTAVMPYFGYARQDKRFRPGEPITARALAKCIKADRVFTINIHDRSVLKYFPCPAVDLNAAPELGNYIDGMELRDTTILAPDDGALNLVRSAAEPRNLHYDYLEKTRLSGEEVKIAPKNLDIKGRDVVLMDDIISTGGTIAEAIKLLKAQGVRDVYVACVHGVFVNNAYLKLHDAGVKDILTTDTLEKAISKVSVASVIADAIKK